Part of the Flavobacterium sp. KS-LB2 genome is shown below.
TCACGTGTTTTCCTATGGTTGTAGTCTCGCCAATAACGATTCCGGTACCATGGTCAATCATAAACGGAACGTCAATTGTTGCACTCGGATGAATGTCGATTCCAGTTTTACTGTGTGCATATTCAGTAAGAATTCGCGGCAAGAGACAAGTAGTACGAGATGCAATAGCGTTAGCAATGCGATAGACTTCTATAGCAAAAAAACCGGGATAAGAATTGATGATTTCTTGAATACAATCGGCAGCGGGATCCGTATCTAATATAGCCTGTGCATCTTTTTGCATTGCACTGTATAAGTCTGGAAGCGCTGTGTAAAATGATTCGGCATCATCCAGAATTTCATTTGCCGTTTTGTCTTTTACGATTTCCGAAAGAATAGCAATAAAGTTGGCTTTGTTTTGATCCAAAAGCAATTCTATTTGGATGGTTTCCAAAGCTTTTTCGGGGAATAATATTTTGAATAAATCATCAATCCAATTGATAATTTTTGAGGAATCGATTGCTCTTACCCAATTTTTATTTTGGTTTTCATGTAGCGTATTCGAAAAACGGTTGGTTTCAGTATTCATTTATGATGGAATAAAATCAAAATTAAACGAGTAAAACTACTCGAAACACAAATATAGAGTAGAATTGAATAGGTTCATAACCCTGTTTTGTAAATAAATGTTAATATGTTAAATTCCCACAAAATGCCTGTTTTGTGTTGCAAATGATGCTATAAAAAAAAATCCGCTTTGCTTTCACAAAACGGACTTCTATATCAATCTAAAATCTTTATTCTGAAATCTATAAGTGTATTACTTCGCCATAAGCATCAGCAACCGCTTCCATAACTGCTTCACTCATGGTTGGGTGAGGATGAATAGATTTTAGGATTTCATGACCTGTAGTTTCAAGTTTACGCGCTACAACTGCCTCAGCAATCATATCGGTAACTCCAGCACCAATCATGTGACATCCTAACCATTCTCCGTATTTAGCATCAAAAATTACTTTTACAAAACCATCCGGAGTTCCGGCAGCTTTCGCTTTTCCAGAAGCTGAGAATGGGAATTTACCAATTTTCAATTCGTATCCTTTTTCTTTAGCTTGTTTTTCAGTCAAACCTACAGATGCAATTTCTGGAGTAGCGTAGGTACAACCTGGTACGTTTCCGTAATCGATAGGCTCTACGTGTAATCCTGCAATTTTCTCCACACAGTTGATTCCTTCAGCCGAAGCTACGTGAGCTAATGCTTGCCCTGGCGTAACATCACCAATAGCGTAATATCCAGGAATGTTAGTTTGGTTGTATGCGTTTACTAAGATTTTATCTTTATCAGTAGCTATTCCTACTTCTTCTAATCCGATGTTTTCAATGTTGGTTTTGATTCCAACAGCCGAAAGTAAAATCTCCGCTTCCAAAACTTCTTCTCCTTTTGCTGTTTTCACAAATGCTTTAACACCTGATCCAGCAGTATCAATTCTCTCAACAGAGGAGTTTGTCATGATTTTGATACCTGCTTTTTTCAAAGAACGCTCCATTTGTTTCGAAATGTCCTCGTCTTCCACAGGAACTACATTTGGCATAAATTCTACAATAGTAACTTCAGTTCCCATCGAGTTGTAGAAGTGTGCAAATTCAATCCCAATTGCTCCAGAACCAACAATAATCATCGATTTTGGT
Proteins encoded:
- a CDS encoding serine O-acetyltransferase translates to MNTETNRFSNTLHENQNKNWVRAIDSSKIINWIDDLFKILFPEKALETIQIELLLDQNKANFIAILSEIVKDKTANEILDDAESFYTALPDLYSAMQKDAQAILDTDPAADCIQEIINSYPGFFAIEVYRIANAIASRTTCLLPRILTEYAHSKTGIDIHPSATIDVPFMIDHGTGIVIGETTTIGKHVSIYQGVTLGALQVEKSMHEKKRHPTVEDHVIIYANATILGGSTIIGNHSIIGGNTFITKSVNPYSFVMQSNKNTVLNQQETKDINFFSI
- the lpdA gene encoding dihydrolipoyl dehydrogenase codes for the protein MKYDIIVLGSGPGGYVTAIRASQLGFKVAVIEKENLGGVCLNWGCIPTKALLKSAQVFDYLKHASDYGLTVSSFDKDFPAVVQRSRSVADGMSKGVQFLMKKNKIDVIDGFGKLKPGKKVDVTDKENKVTEYSADHIIVATGARSRELPNLPQDGVKVIGYRQAMTLPTQPKSMIIVGSGAIGIEFAHFYNSMGTEVTIVEFMPNVVPVEDEDISKQMERSLKKAGIKIMTNSSVERIDTAGSGVKAFVKTAKGEEVLEAEILLSAVGIKTNIENIGLEEVGIATDKDKILVNAYNQTNIPGYYAIGDVTPGQALAHVASAEGINCVEKIAGLHVEPIDYGNVPGCTYATPEIASVGLTEKQAKEKGYELKIGKFPFSASGKAKAAGTPDGFVKVIFDAKYGEWLGCHMIGAGVTDMIAEAVVARKLETTGHEILKSIHPHPTMSEAVMEAVADAYGEVIHL